The following coding sequences are from one Triticum dicoccoides isolate Atlit2015 ecotype Zavitan chromosome 4A, WEW_v2.0, whole genome shotgun sequence window:
- the LOC119289980 gene encoding uncharacterized protein LOC119289980, with protein sequence MALRALMARMRTSAPALRLQTPALGISPLPGGRPNFHSAAAPRLSPPAGGRPCLISTRNLRTRINLESASKEELEREATFLREQINEFVDRIQKEKERSDLIKKDLWASLKRMACCAAVVKVITLFIPYKLAEEDEVMDMN encoded by the exons ATGGCGCTGCGTGCCCTGATGGCGAGGATGCGGACTTCCGCCCCTGCGCTCCGCCTCCAGACGCCGGCCCTCGGCATCTCCCCTCTGCCCGGCGGCCGCCCCAACTTCCACTCCGCCGCCGCCCCCCGCCTCTCCCCGCCGGCCGGCGGCCGTCCCTGCCTCATCTCCACCAGGAACCTG CGCACAAGAATTAACTTGGAATCAGCTAGCAAAGAGGAGCTCGAACGTGAGGCAACCTTCTTAAGGGAACAGATCAATGAGTTTGTGGACCGTATTCA gaaggagaaggagaggtcTGATCTAATCAAGAAGGATCTTTGGGCTTCTCTGAAGCGTATGGCCTGTTGTGCTGCTGTGGTGAAAGTCATAACGCTTTTCATTCCTTATAAACTAGCGGAAGAAGATGAGGTGATGGATATGAACTAG